From the Actinomyces sp. zg-332 genome, the window TAAACGAACAGCACAAGCCAAAGCTTGCATGGCGTTCATTCGGTTAGCCATTCCTGGCAACTTAACATCAACTTCAGTTATAACACCTATACCATAAAGTTTAGATTCACTGTCATAAAACCAATCAGCATTTGGTCGACTATAGTTTGTCTCTACACCATGTTCGTCAAGCCCAACCCATAACAAACCATCATATTTAACTACTCCACGAGTACGTGGGAAAACCAAACAATCTTGAGTATCACCTAAAGAACAGGCACACCATATACGTTCCTTTGCATCCCAAGCAGCACTAGCAACCATAGGGTCATCACAGTTAGCAACAACAAAAGCATTCTTAGAAACTTCAACACCTTCACGCACTTTTTTCTCTGTAGTGGCGATTTCTCCGACTCTATCTAATTGGTCAGCTGTGAGATTTAGCAGAATAATACCTGTCGGGTCTGTGCGTCTAGCTACTGACTCTAAATGCATTTCATCAACTTCTAAAACAACGTATGGAGCTTTAGGATTGTTCATCATAGCACTGACAACACCGTCATGCATATTGTCACCTAAATCATTAGTTGTAACTTCACCAAGAGTACGCAAAGCAGCACATGTCATTTTAGTTGTAGTAGATTTGCCGTTTGTACCTGTTACTAGAATAACTTTCCTACCATAAGCTAACTTTGACATGATTTGTGGATCTAATTTCAAAGCTATACGCCCACCAATCATACCTCCGTTTCCACGACCAGTCATTCTAGAAGCTTTCGCAGCCATTTTTCCCATAAATATCGCAAATTTACCACGCAAATTTAACTTTTTCATACGCATACCATCTTTTTGTGTCATTATCTCCTCACCATCTCACACCTAAATTCGAGTAATCATTTATATCAAGTAGTAAACCACTATAATTCAGTGCTTAATACTAGCTCCCACAAGAATACTTTTAATTATTTAGCTAGTTATAAACTAACATTTTGGACAATAAAATGAACTCACCCTTATATTCATTTACTTTGTCACCATTGCTTTTGCTTTAGTTATTCACTCAAGGATTTATATTTTCTCCTAAAATTACGTAACACTATCCGACACATCACTCATAATCTGTCAAAATATGCTATTTACAAGAGTTCCTCAAAGTAGATGAAATAATTTACTATTACAATTCACCTTAATAACCAAACACCTAAACCAGCTACATTTCCATTTTCAATTCACATAATTCACACATTTGAATACTCTCTAAAAAATAATTATAACGCATTAGCGGAACCAATCATGAAAATTAAACACGTGTATACCTTCCATAATTTAATTTCTTAAATTACTTTACAAGTCTTTAGTTAGAAAAATATTTTGATTCTTAGCAAACCACAACGCCTGATAAGCATGGTATATGTCAGGTCTACCACTCCAAATACTGCTCGAAAAGTTGTTATTTTCATCCAGCTGATGATTCCATAAACCATCATCATTTATCACATACTTATCAGCATAACTTATAAACTTCAAATACCAATAGTCGTAGAAATCTAAGTACCCTATTTTTACCTCTGGAATGGAAGTTATATCCGCGTTTTCTGGCATAGTGAAATAATTTATTCCATAGCTAGTATCCATAAACTCTGCTGATATGCCTTTAGTATCAAGTAAGTTTTTAGCTTGCTTCAAAGCTACAGTTGCACCAATTGCTTCACATAAAACCCAATGCATACGGTCGCGCACAATTGGCTTGCCTTCAAAATCTGTTGTATAAACAAATCCTTCTTTACCGTCTACACCCCAGCTTTGCAACGCGACATTATACAATCCGACACAGTCCTTTAGTAATGCCAAGTTCTCTTCACTAATATGTCCTTGACGCTTGTAATATGACAATACTAGCTGTACACCCAATCTAGCCCATTCCATAGCGTGGCCAACCGTAGCACCATAAGGTCTGAATTGGTGTGCTTTATCATCGAAGTTATAGTCCCAAATAACATTCCAGTTTTCATCAAAATGCTCAGGAATCATATAGTTATTATTTCGTGCTGTTTCAAATACAAAATCTGTCAAATATTTAGCTCTTTCAAGCCAATCTGTCTCACTCAAATGTGAATTTTTATTAAGCATAGAGTCTACGTTTAGAAATGCTTCAACAGTATGCATTGCTGCATTTACTCCGCGGTATTTTTCACAGCCGCTCCAGTCTGCCTTATATGACTCAATTGTTTTCTTGGTTTCTTCGTCCCAAAAATATTTTTCTTCAACTTTAACTATTAGTTCAAATAATTCTTCAGCACGGTCAATATTGGCATAAACTGCACTAGAAGCAGCAAGCAAAACAAAAGCGTGGGCATAGGCAACTTTAGTGTTTTCTTCGCTCGTTGGCTGAATCTCAAATTGCCCGTTCTCTTCATTTTTAATAACTTTTATAGCTTCGAAAAATCCACCATGCTCATGGTCTTGAATGCTCTCAATTAAAGATTTCACACCATGAGTAGCGAGTTCTTTAGCTACCTCTAACTCCTTAGCAAACTGTGTCTCATGCTGATGATCAACTATAAACATACTGTATATATGAGTCATCCTGCACGTTATATAAGTCTGTATATTTTGTTCAGGATCAATCTGGCCATTTTCTTCTAAATACCCAAATCCACCGTAAGTTTTAGAGGAAATTCCGAAATTGAATAGAGTGTTAAGCCGATTATCTAACCAGTCTTTATGTAAAATATCTCTACTCATTTTTCCTCCGTTTTATATAGTAATTAGCAATCAGTACAATTATTTCATTAATTACTTACCACGCAAATTCTTTATTACTATTTACAGGCTTTAATTTATTAGTGAACTAGCTCATTAACTCAGTTACACGAACATTTATTCAACAAATCTCGACCAAAAAAGCCCATTTTTCAAAGTAATTCGTAATTCACAGCAAATTTTTATTACAATATAGAACTTCACATAGACTAACCATTAACTAATAAAATCCATGTCCCTATGTCTACCTATTTTCAACACACTGTATTTATAAAACAATTCTAAGTGACAATTTCAAAATATAAGAAAAGTTATAAACTAAATTAGGCAATCTAATAGCTTACTCAGACTATGTTTTACCTATATTGACTAGCAATCAACCTAAAATCACGACATTCAGCCTAAAATATCGCCAAGCAATAAACACTAAATTGTAACTTTCCTTAATGCCAATACTCAAAACACGGCGACACTTACGTTAACAACACTAGTACTACTGTGTTACAAACTATTTGCCAAAGCTTTATTAACTAAGGCTTCAAAAACAGCAGCACAACCGTCATTATAAACATCGGCAGTCACAACTTTGGCACTCTCTTTGGCTTTATAATACCCATCTCCCATAGCCACTGAATGACCTGACCACTCAAACATTGTAATGTCATTATCTCCATCACCGATTGTTAGAGTGTTCTCAGGATTCACACCTAGTAGAGTAGCTAACTGTTCTAATCCTACTTTCTTTGTCATATTCTTAGGAGTTAAATCCATCCAAGCTGTTCTACCAAACGAATATTCAACATCTTCTAAATCAATGCTGTCAACTATTTCTCTCAGCTGTGCATTTGTATACTCAGGAACTGTAACAACTAGTCTAGGAGCTGGCATATTCTTTATTTCATCTATAGTTTTTAGAGTTTGTTCACCAATCATTTTATTTTCTGGAAATAGCTTATCCATATAGAAACCTTTACCTACATTTTCTAAACAGAAATGAGCATTTGGAATCTTTTCGTATAGTTTTTCTATAGCATTTTTGAAAATAAAGTTAGTGCGAGTAAGTATTTTATACCCATCTTCAAATTCAGGGTTGAATTGCGCAACTACTCCACCATTTGAGCAAACAGCATAACATTTATCTACCCCAGCTTTTTCCAAAGCAGATTTTACTGACATAACTCCACGCCCCGAAGCAATAGAAAAAATAGCACCATTTTCTATAAGCCTACGCAAACTACTCTTCATTTGCTCAGATATTTCATTTGAAGCGTTAATCATAGTTCCATCAACATCTACACCAACTAAAGTTTTTGACAAATCTTTAGCTAAATTATCTGGTATAAATTTTTCTTGCTCTTTTACTAGTTCTTCAAAATTCATTCGCATACAATCCATTCGTTCATAAGTCCATCTATTCATCCACTCGAGCATACCTTCAAGGTTTCACGTGAAACATATCTATAACATTCTTATAAGTATTTTCGTAATAATCAGCTATTACAAACAATAAATAAATATTCAAAATCGCTAATTAGCACAAAGCCTATGCCCAACAGGAATACTCTCAATATAGACTAAAAATAAAAAGTTTGCCCCACATTAGTGGGGCAAAAGCTTAGTTTTCAGGGGTCAAGTACTCAACACCACCCAAGTATTTACGCAAACCTTTTGGAACATACACACTTCCATCAGCTTGCTGGTGGTTTTCAAGAATAGCAACCAACCAACGTGTAGTAGCTAAAGTACCGTTTAAAGTAGCAACAATATTTGTTCCATTTTCTGAGCGTTCACGTATATTCAAGCGACGAGCTTGGAAAGTTGTACAGTTAGAGGTAGAAGTAACTTCCATCCAACGATTCTGGCTAGGCAACCATGCCTCACAGTCAAACTTGCGAGCTGCTGAAGTTCCCAAGTCACCAGCTGCTGTATCAATGACTCTATAAGGTAACTCAACCTTAGCAAGCATTTCTTCTTCCCATGCAAGCAAACGAGCGTGTTCGGCTTCAGCCTCATCAGGTGTACAGTAAGAGAACATCTCAATCTTATTGAACTGATGAACACGAATAATACCACGTGTATCTTTACCATGAGACCCAGCTTCACGACGGTAGCAGGTTGACCAGCCAGCATAACGCTTCGGGCCTTGGCTCAAGTCAATAATCTCATCAGAGTGATATCCAGCCAAAGCAACTTCGCTTGTTCCTGTCAAATACAAGTCATCTGCTGGTAAATAGTAAATCTCACTACTGTGTTCACCCAAGAAACCAGTACCTGACATAATCTGTGGACTTACCAAAGTTGGTGTAATCATAGGTGTAAAGCCAGCTTCAATTGCTTGTTCGTAAGCTGCCATCAGCAACGCCAGCTCAAGCCTTGCGCCAATGCCAGTCAAATAGTAGAACCTAGCTCCTGATACTTTAGCACCACGCTTTACATCTACAGCTTTCAAACCTTCAGCTAAATCCAAGTGATCCTTGACCTGAACACCTTCAGCTTTGAAATCACGTACTTGTCCAACATGACGTATAACAACATAATCGTCCTCGCCACCACTTGGAACACCATCAAGAATAACATTGGCAATGGAGGATAAGATTTTTGTAGCTTCTTCAGCTTTTTCATTAGCTTTAGCTTCAGCAACCTTAACTTCCTCAGCTAAGGCTTTAGCTTCAGCTAATACACTTTCACGCTCTTGCGGGGATACTTTACTGATACTTCGGGATAGTTCTTTCTGCTTCGCACGCTTTTCTTCAAAACTAGTCAAATACTTCTTACGTTCATCATCAGCTTGAATAGCTTTATCAATCAAAGAAGGATCTGCACCACGAGCAATTTGACTTGCTTTAGCTATTTCAGGATTTTCGCGAACCTGACGTAAATCAATCATTTTGTACCAACCCCCGTACCAATAAGTTATGTATCATATCTTATCCTACTATAGACGAATTTTGCATTTTTATGTTTATCATCCACGTTAACCATATAGACAAACACATAGGAACTATCAAGACAAGAGCATTGCCCGGAATGACAATACCTGAATCATTGACCGACCCACCAATGAATAACATCACAAATAAGCTCAAAATCATTGGTTTTAGAATCAATAAATCTTGATCCACGCTTTTATCTGTGTAATCACTTATCAACCATCTATAGGTATCAATGTTCTTGTTAACATTCTTCTTCATATGAGGAAAGAACATTATATAAACTATCAAAAAGGCACCTGCAATAGCTATAACAATTAAAGGTGAAGTTAGCATATTAACGTTAGCGCCTAATTTCCTATATACGACTGGCCATAGCCCTCCATCTAAAATAACTTGCATAAAGTTACCTAAATGAGTTCTTTGAGTAGCCGGTCTCATCCAGTCAAATAAGCATATACCTAAGACAATTATACCAGTGAAAGCAAAAACTCCCACTATTCGTTTCCAACTTAATTTTACTTCCAAAAGTATTAAAATTAGGAAAACAAAACCTGGAATAATTGCTGGCGGACCACCAAAATCAGCACCAAATTTTGGTAAACCATCAATTACTGTTGAATAAGCCATTAGTATAAATAGAGTAGCAAAAATCGCTAATTTAGATTTCCTGCGTACATATTTTTCACATAATGCTGCACCTAACATCAATGTGGCAGACGCAAATAACGCAAACATTATGTTGCCAAATCCATACATTCTAGCACCCAAAATTGACTGAGAACCTAGTACTGAGTCCAAAAGCATTTGGTTGCCAATTAAAGGATCTATGGTCAAAGCAACTACATGTATTAACGATACTAATATTAACGGAGCTACTAAACTATTTTTTAATTTACCTATAGAACATACACAAGCCACAATAACAGACATTAAAGTAGGTACAAGAATAGTTCCAATTTCCTGTCCACGATGCTGCCACCAAGGAAGTAAATTATAAATCAAGCCATTTATTGGAACACACGCAACCACTATTGAAACAAAACGTAATACTTTCCATGTACGAAGAGAAGTAGCAATTTCAGATAAATCTTTCTTAAAATAACGCTTAGCTAAGTTTATAAAACGCTTATTTAAAATAGCCCCAATACTAATAAATAGTATTGCTGTAATAGATACCATATATAGTAAAAATGGCGGTGCTGTGCGCTTAATTCTATCTGCATGTACAGCTCTATCAATTAGCACATTTGCTTTAGAACCTACGTAGGCTTGAGGAGCATCTACTTTCAAATCTTCTTGCCTAAAAGTAGGAAGTTTTGAAGAGACCGTGCTTAGAACTTCTACATCTGACTCCCCAAGCAAACTGAGTATCTTCTTATAAATATCTTCATTTTGTATCAAACCAATATGACGAGTTGAAGACGATTTGATAAAACCTTTTTCTTTAAAAACAGGTCCTCTAAAAGCAACCATTTGTAAATGAGGAATTGGGCCAGAGTCAGACAAAGAAGCCAAAACAATGTTTTGATTTTCACTCTGATAAGACAAAATAGTATCTAAACGTTTTAAAAGTTTGTAAGTATGTGTAGCTAAAGGTGTATCAGTATAATCTATCCCTCCACGTTTAAGCATTTTTTCTTGAGTGTATTGTCTACGTGAATTTGTTCCACGTTCTTTTGACATTGCGTAACTATCTACGCTATAAGCTCTAACATTAACGCGCTGATATGGTCTAATCTGACCAGCATCAGCAATAACGACTTTATTTTCTTTTATTTCTGAAGCAATTTGTTTAGCGAAAATATTATCATTAGAGTGAGCATGGCTGAAATCACGAATTTTACCATCAGATCCAGCTAACGCTACTGCAGCCCCAAGACCAATAGGTTTAACTTTGTATTTACTTAGAGCTTTTTTTAAGCTGCCTAGTTCTGCATGGTAATTATTCTCTGATTCACTTTGTTTATAAGCATTCCAGTCGTGAATTCTGTTAGAGTCATAAGGACTAGCAAAGTTGGCGCATATACCAACTCCACCTCTATACGCGTCACCAAAACGTTTACCTGTGTTTAAGGCTAGCCAGCCATCAGCAGTACAAGTTGAGCTAGTTATTGATCGGACAATGTTATTAGCCAAAGCACTTTCTTCAATAAATTTTTTCAAATTATCAAGTTTGTAATATTTTAGTTGTGCATTGATATCTTCTAAACGTAGCCCACCGACACCGATTACTAATAAATTTTCATTTTTCTTTAGGACTTCAAAGTCTTTAGTTTGCGAGTTTTTATCATCATTTTGCCCAGTAATAGCATTAGTTTCATTTGTGTTGCTATCTTTAGGCGTCGAGATGCCATGTACGTTTTCTTTAATGCTTTGGCTACGAACAGGTGCACTTGCATATACAAGACTTGAACCCACTAGTGTAAAAATAAATAAAACTACTAATACTAACGCAACTATTCTGCTAAACCGATTCATGATTGCCTACACTGTTCTAACTATTAAAGCCCCTGATTGTATACGGACTTTAAGTTCTTTAGCTTTGCCCATATACTCACCATCAATTTGTACATTATATTTTTTATCAGTTGTTAAATGTGCTTTATGCGTCCTTAAAATGTCTAGTTTTCCAACAATTTTAGGAATTTTAGTTTTGATACCTATTCCTTGTAAAATTACTTTTATTGCAAGAGAAATCCAACCAAATATTTTAGATTTAATATCGATTACTGCTATTTCTAGCCACCCATCATCAATTTGTGCGTCTGGTAAAAGTAAAATATTATGAGGTAGTTGTCCACAATTAGCAAATAGAACACTACGAGCTAGAAATTCTGATGATTCTTGAGTTGAACCTATTGTTAGGTTAGCTCCCATTCTTTCACGTCGCAGATTTTTTAGTCCTGAAAATACATAAGCAAACCAGCCAACTCTGCTCTTCATTTTGCCTTCAACGCTTGCCATTATGTCACCGTCAAACCCAATACCTGCCATTATTAGGAAAGCAGATTCTCCTGAATCTATGTCATCTCTACCTGTTAATTCCTTTAGGAAAGTACTATCTGGCACTATTCCCTCAGAATATTCTCCGTTTATTATTTTCATCCATCCAATATCTATTTGACGGTTTCGTCCAGTTAAAGCTATTTGAATTGATTCGTCTAAGTTGTTAATTGGAAGTCTTAAATTTCTGGCAAGCAAGTTAGTCGTACCTACTGGTAATATTCCCATCGGAATTCCAGATCCCGACAAAGCAGACGATACAGCCCTTACTGTTCCATCTCCACCAGCTGTTATTACTACACCAGCATTAGCTTCTACTGCTTTTAAACCCATGCTATAGCCACTATCTTCACGCGTTGTAGCTAACCAAATTGGTTCTTCCATCCCAGTATTTGCAGCTATTGCTGAAATTTTAGTTTTTAAATTCTGAAAGTCAAATTTTTTACTTGGATTATATATAACATACACACTTCCCCCTTTATTAGAAGGGGTTAGCTGGTGACTGTGTTTAGAAGTCTGCTGTACAACTAAAAGATAACGCAGTTTTCTCCAAGTTTCACCAGCTAAAGCTAAGGCAAGAATAGCAATTATTAAACTAACAAGACTGAACCAAAAGTACCAGTTTATGTAGTAAATTACCATTTCTTTCCTTACCGTATAAAACGTATATATCCTAGACGACTTATTTGAAAATAATTAGATTAATTATAGTTCAATTTTAACGGCTCACTATGATTCACGTGCTTTATAAGGCTTAGAAAATTCTTGAACTCTACTATTCTTAATATAATCGTGATAATTAGCTTTTACGCCCTTCAAACGTCTAATCATAACAGCTAACCAAACACCTTTATACTGTTTAGCTCTGTGTAAGTATCCAGAAAAATCATTTTTAGTAACACGATGTGTTAAATTACAAGGAATTTCTTGTAAAGTATAGCCTTTTACTAACAAATCAATAGTCATACCAGTTTCTACACCCCAATCACTAGCTAATGGCATCGCTGCTTGCATAGCTTTCTTTGTCAGACATCTTTGTCCTGAAAGTGGCTGTCTAGGTGACCAGCCTGTGGCACGATAAATAGCTTTGCGGGCAAAACCAGTAACAATACCATGACCTCCAGCGTCTTTTTGAGGAGGGAAAACAGCTATACCACAGTCAATTTTTCCAGTCTGCACAGCTTCAACTATAGGTATACACTCGACTGCACTTTCCCCCAAATCAGCATCTATGAACAGTAATAATCGCCCTGGAGTTTCAGGGTAATCTCTCATAAAAGCAACTTTAGAGCCAGTTTCCATTGCCGCAGCTTTTCCTCTGTTCACGCTATGACGAACTACTACAGCACCAGCAGCCCTTGCCACGTGCTGTGTATCATCAACTGAACCATCGTCAACGACTATTATTAGGTCAACGTTTGGTATTCCTCTGCAGGCTCGAATGGTTGAAGCAACTCTTGTTTCCTCGTCTTTAGCTGGAATAATAACAGCAACTCCCGGGTACATATTGTCTTTCTCAACCATTTTTCCTCCATTGCATTCTCAATTGCTCTTATATATCAGTTGATTACTAAGCATTTAGAAAGAGTAATATTTTAGCAACATAGTGTCAATCTAACATTAATATGTAAATCAACACTATGTTCACTGCTTATATAAAACTTTATCGTAAAGATACTTGCCTACTTACAAGACCAGCTCTAGCTCTTCTCTCTTCGTCAGTTAAAGAATCTTTATTAGGTAGCTCTTTCAGAACGTTTTCAGCAAGCTTTTGCATAGCTTTTTCAGCTTGAGCAAATTCCATATCTTCAGGAATTTCCCACACAGGAACGATTAGTCCGAGACCTCTAAATGCACCTGCAAATTTTGAACCTTCACCTAAGTCACATAATCCTTTTACTTTCAGACGTGCTAAAGCATTGTAAACGTCGTACTCATCCTCAGCCATTACCCAACGAATAAAATCTTTGTTAAATTGGCACCAATAAGCACTTTTAACATTTTCAACAGCTTTAGTTGGAATTATGTTCTCACGGCTATTTTCTACTGCTTGAGCAATTTGTTCGTTTTCTTCTTCAGTGTCAAACCAGAATGAGCAATCTTCATATACTTTCACTTCTGATTCGAAAGTATTATCAAGCATTTCTTGCAAACGAGGACCCTCGCAGCGAAGATCTACACCTGTGATAAGTTTTTCACCCTCAGATTCTAAAGCAATCTTCAAGATGAAACCTAAATCATGTGAAGCATCACCAGTATTAGTGTGAGTTTGTAGAGCAATCATGATTTTACCGTTAGAGTTAACTACTGCTTGAGCAAAATTTGGAAGCAAAGTAACAAAAGTAATTTCACGGTTACCATATTCTTCATTTGTTTTTGCGGTAATTGTTCCAGCAGGAACTAGTTCACGCATAGCCACAAAATCAGTTTCGTATTTAAGCCCTTCAAATGGTCTAACA encodes:
- a CDS encoding MurT ligase domain-containing protein, translating into MTQKDGMRMKKLNLRGKFAIFMGKMAAKASRMTGRGNGGMIGGRIALKLDPQIMSKLAYGRKVILVTGTNGKSTTTKMTCAALRTLGEVTTNDLGDNMHDGVVSAMMNNPKAPYVVLEVDEMHLESVARRTDPTGIILLNLTADQLDRVGEIATTEKKVREGVEVSKNAFVVANCDDPMVASAAWDAKERIWCACSLGDTQDCLVFPRTRGVVKYDGLLWVGLDEHGVETNYSRPNADWFYDSESKLYGIGVITEVDVKLPGMANRMNAMQALACAVRLGADVDKAVSAIGKIGNVAGRYSLVDVEGKHVHMLLAKNPAGWNQAISMLDSQAKSIVIGVNDMVGDGIDVSWLWDINFKTLKDIVANNPSCKIYACGMRSYDLAVRLDYAGIPYEICTDPMEAILKSPSGRVELVANYTSFHEVKHEINARGYKYL
- a CDS encoding AGE family epimerase/isomerase — its product is MSRDILHKDWLDNRLNTLFNFGISSKTYGGFGYLEENGQIDPEQNIQTYITCRMTHIYSMFIVDHQHETQFAKELEVAKELATHGVKSLIESIQDHEHGGFFEAIKVIKNEENGQFEIQPTSEENTKVAYAHAFVLLAASSAVYANIDRAEELFELIVKVEEKYFWDEETKKTIESYKADWSGCEKYRGVNAAMHTVEAFLNVDSMLNKNSHLSETDWLERAKYLTDFVFETARNNNYMIPEHFDENWNVIWDYNFDDKAHQFRPYGATVGHAMEWARLGVQLVLSYYKRQGHISEENLALLKDCVGLYNVALQSWGVDGKEGFVYTTDFEGKPIVRDRMHWVLCEAIGATVALKQAKNLLDTKGISAEFMDTSYGINYFTMPENADITSIPEVKIGYLDFYDYWYLKFISYADKYVINDDGLWNHQLDENNNFSSSIWSGRPDIYHAYQALWFAKNQNIFLTKDL
- a CDS encoding Cof-type HAD-IIB family hydrolase, with amino-acid sequence MNRWTYERMDCMRMNFEELVKEQEKFIPDNLAKDLSKTLVGVDVDGTMINASNEISEQMKSSLRRLIENGAIFSIASGRGVMSVKSALEKAGVDKCYAVCSNGGVVAQFNPEFEDGYKILTRTNFIFKNAIEKLYEKIPNAHFCLENVGKGFYMDKLFPENKMIGEQTLKTIDEIKNMPAPRLVVTVPEYTNAQLREIVDSIDLEDVEYSFGRTAWMDLTPKNMTKKVGLEQLATLLGVNPENTLTIGDGDNDITMFEWSGHSVAMGDGYYKAKESAKVVTADVYNDGCAAVFEALVNKALANSL
- the serS gene encoding serine--tRNA ligase, which produces MIDLRQVRENPEIAKASQIARGADPSLIDKAIQADDERKKYLTSFEEKRAKQKELSRSISKVSPQERESVLAEAKALAEEVKVAEAKANEKAEEATKILSSIANVILDGVPSGGEDDYVVIRHVGQVRDFKAEGVQVKDHLDLAEGLKAVDVKRGAKVSGARFYYLTGIGARLELALLMAAYEQAIEAGFTPMITPTLVSPQIMSGTGFLGEHSSEIYYLPADDLYLTGTSEVALAGYHSDEIIDLSQGPKRYAGWSTCYRREAGSHGKDTRGIIRVHQFNKIEMFSYCTPDEAEAEHARLLAWEEEMLAKVELPYRVIDTAAGDLGTSAARKFDCEAWLPSQNRWMEVTSTSNCTTFQARRLNIRERSENGTNIVATLNGTLATTRWLVAILENHQQADGSVYVPKGLRKYLGGVEYLTPEN
- a CDS encoding diacylglycerol/lipid kinase family protein — translated: MVIYYINWYFWFSLVSLIIAILALALAGETWRKLRYLLVVQQTSKHSHQLTPSNKGGSVYVIYNPSKKFDFQNLKTKISAIAANTGMEEPIWLATTREDSGYSMGLKAVEANAGVVITAGGDGTVRAVSSALSGSGIPMGILPVGTTNLLARNLRLPINNLDESIQIALTGRNRQIDIGWMKIINGEYSEGIVPDSTFLKELTGRDDIDSGESAFLIMAGIGFDGDIMASVEGKMKSRVGWFAYVFSGLKNLRRERMGANLTIGSTQESSEFLARSVLFANCGQLPHNILLLPDAQIDDGWLEIAVIDIKSKIFGWISLAIKVILQGIGIKTKIPKIVGKLDILRTHKAHLTTDKKYNVQIDGEYMGKAKELKVRIQSGALIVRTV
- a CDS encoding glycosyltransferase, whose translation is MVEKDNMYPGVAVIIPAKDEETRVASTIRACRGIPNVDLIIVVDDGSVDDTQHVARAAGAVVVRHSVNRGKAAAMETGSKVAFMRDYPETPGRLLLFIDADLGESAVECIPIVEAVQTGKIDCGIAVFPPQKDAGGHGIVTGFARKAIYRATGWSPRQPLSGQRCLTKKAMQAAMPLASDWGVETGMTIDLLVKGYTLQEIPCNLTHRVTKNDFSGYLHRAKQYKGVWLAVMIRRLKGVKANYHDYIKNSRVQEFSKPYKARES
- a CDS encoding DUF5926 family protein; this translates as MGKKNRKQNKKAQELVEKKFKVPFVVRPFEGLKYETDFVAMRELVPAGTITAKTNEEYGNREITFVTLLPNFAQAVVNSNGKIMIALQTHTNTGDASHDLGFILKIALESEGEKLITGVDLRCEGPRLQEMLDNTFESEVKVYEDCSFWFDTEEENEQIAQAVENSRENIIPTKAVENVKSAYWCQFNKDFIRWVMAEDEYDVYNALARLKVKGLCDLGEGSKFAGAFRGLGLIVPVWEIPEDMEFAQAEKAMQKLAENVLKELPNKDSLTDEERRARAGLVSRQVSLR